In Longimicrobium sp., a genomic segment contains:
- a CDS encoding DUF5916 domain-containing protein: protein MLAALILSASLAADTSVGAAQALTAYRLTAATGAPTIDGKLDDPVWAAADSAAGFVQKDPDEGKPSRFPTVMRVAFDDGAVYVAMRGYDAEPALIRSQLTRRDEGSPSDWLLVAFDSRHDRRSAYAFGVNPAGVKRDFILTDGADDDVGWDAVWDVAVSRDEHGWSAEFRIPLSALRFAADGDGTWGFEGARAVARVNEESYWAPLRKDDSRTVARFGELRGMRNLPSPRRLELLPYTVSSVRRAPGTRLDPFYSPTDLHGSAGLDLKYGLTSDLTLDATVNPDFGQVEADPSQVNLTQYESFFSERRPFFTEGADIFRFAIGLGDGSNESLFYSRRVGRTPHLALDGDYVDQPRQSTILGAAKLSGRVGSGWSVGTLAALTGEERGAVMDGGVARSQVVEPMTGFGVFRARRDMGGGKTQLGFVGTAVHRSLGGTGIGDLPSDAFAGGADFTHRWGNDAWLASAYVLGSNVRGSTDAIVALQESPARYYQRPDASYLRVDSAATSLAGWAGSWALQRVKGRWQGGLLGIVRTPGFEVNDLGYQRDADEVVNAAYFQFRQFNPVGPFRNFNVNFNAFDGRDFGGDLTQRGANVNGSWSLKSYWGFYGGIERDLASISTSALRGGPAILRPASTNGWGGAWTDDRKALNGSFDYNWSLEDQTGGWSWNVSLYANWRPSPGTSVSLSPFYTRNRGGWQYVDAPADGAGSTHYVFADLRQETVGMSARVNQTFSPTLSLQLYAQPFVSAGTYGGFMEVADPRARAFGDRFEPLATTRDEDGTFRASGLSWDNPDFDYRAFNLNAVLRWEYRLGSTMYFAWSHSRDGAVDDGRFRLWHDLDALSHYRATNVFLVKVNWWVSL, encoded by the coding sequence ATGCTCGCCGCGCTCATTCTCTCCGCAAGCCTCGCGGCCGACACCTCCGTGGGCGCCGCGCAGGCCCTCACCGCCTACCGGCTCACGGCCGCCACGGGCGCGCCCACCATCGACGGGAAGCTCGACGACCCCGTCTGGGCCGCCGCCGACTCGGCGGCCGGCTTCGTCCAGAAAGATCCCGACGAGGGCAAGCCCTCGCGCTTTCCCACCGTGATGCGCGTGGCCTTCGACGACGGCGCGGTCTACGTGGCCATGCGCGGCTACGACGCCGAGCCGGCGCTCATCCGCTCGCAGCTGACGCGGCGCGACGAGGGGTCGCCGTCGGACTGGCTGCTGGTGGCCTTCGACTCGCGCCACGACCGGCGCAGCGCCTACGCCTTCGGCGTGAACCCCGCGGGGGTGAAGCGCGACTTCATCCTCACCGACGGCGCCGACGACGACGTGGGCTGGGACGCGGTGTGGGACGTGGCCGTGAGCCGCGACGAGCACGGATGGAGCGCCGAGTTCCGCATCCCCCTCTCCGCGCTGCGCTTCGCCGCGGACGGGGACGGCACGTGGGGGTTCGAGGGCGCGCGCGCCGTGGCCCGGGTGAACGAGGAAAGCTACTGGGCGCCGCTGCGCAAGGACGACTCGCGCACGGTGGCCCGCTTCGGCGAGCTGCGGGGGATGCGCAACCTTCCGTCTCCCCGCCGGCTGGAGCTCCTCCCCTACACCGTCAGCTCCGTCCGCCGCGCGCCGGGAACGCGGCTCGATCCCTTCTACTCGCCCACCGACCTGCACGGCTCCGCGGGGCTGGACCTGAAGTACGGCCTGACCTCCGACCTCACCCTCGACGCCACGGTGAACCCCGACTTCGGGCAGGTGGAGGCCGATCCCAGCCAGGTGAACCTCACGCAGTACGAGTCGTTCTTCTCCGAGCGCCGCCCCTTCTTCACCGAGGGCGCCGACATCTTCCGCTTCGCCATCGGCCTGGGCGACGGGTCCAACGAGTCGCTCTTCTACTCGCGCCGCGTGGGCCGCACCCCGCACCTCGCGCTGGACGGCGACTACGTGGACCAGCCGCGGCAGAGCACCATCCTGGGCGCCGCCAAGCTCTCCGGCCGCGTCGGCTCCGGCTGGTCGGTCGGCACCCTCGCCGCGCTGACGGGGGAGGAGCGGGGGGCGGTGATGGACGGCGGGGTGGCGAGGAGCCAGGTGGTGGAGCCGATGACCGGCTTCGGCGTCTTCCGCGCGCGCCGCGACATGGGCGGCGGGAAGACGCAGCTGGGTTTCGTGGGCACCGCCGTCCACCGCTCGCTGGGGGGCACGGGGATCGGCGACCTGCCGTCGGACGCCTTCGCCGGCGGGGCGGACTTCACCCACCGCTGGGGGAACGACGCGTGGCTGGCCAGCGCGTACGTCCTCGGCTCGAACGTCCGCGGATCGACGGACGCCATCGTCGCGCTGCAGGAATCCCCCGCGCGCTACTACCAGCGCCCGGACGCGTCGTACCTGCGCGTGGACTCGGCGGCGACGTCGCTGGCGGGGTGGGCGGGGAGCTGGGCGCTGCAGCGGGTGAAAGGGCGCTGGCAGGGAGGATTGCTGGGGATCGTGCGCACCCCCGGCTTCGAGGTGAACGACCTGGGCTACCAGCGCGATGCCGACGAGGTGGTGAACGCGGCCTACTTCCAGTTCCGCCAGTTCAACCCGGTCGGGCCGTTCCGCAATTTCAACGTGAACTTCAACGCCTTCGACGGCCGCGACTTCGGCGGCGACCTGACGCAGCGCGGCGCCAACGTGAACGGCTCGTGGAGCCTGAAGAGCTACTGGGGCTTCTACGGCGGCATCGAGCGCGACCTTGCGTCCATCAGCACCAGCGCGCTGCGCGGCGGCCCGGCCATCCTCCGCCCCGCGTCCACGAACGGCTGGGGCGGGGCGTGGACGGACGACCGCAAGGCGCTGAACGGCTCGTTCGACTACAACTGGTCGCTCGAGGACCAGACCGGCGGGTGGAGCTGGAACGTCTCCCTCTACGCCAACTGGCGCCCCTCGCCGGGGACCTCCGTCTCCCTCTCGCCCTTCTACACGCGGAACCGGGGGGGATGGCAGTACGTGGACGCGCCGGCGGACGGGGCGGGCTCGACGCACTACGTGTTCGCGGACCTGCGGCAGGAGACGGTGGGGATGTCGGCGCGGGTGAACCAGACCTTCTCGCCCACGCTGTCGCTGCAACTGTACGCGCAGCCCTTCGTCAGCGCGGGGACGTACGGCGGCTTCATGGAGGTGGCCGACCCGCGCGCCCGGGCGTTCGGCGACCGCTTCGAGCCGCTGGCGACGACGCGCGACGAGGACGGGACCTTTCGCGCCAGCGGCCTGAGCTGGGACAACCCGGACTTCGACTACCGCGCCTTCAACCTGAACGCGGTGCTGCGCTGGGAATACCGCCTGGGCTCCACCATGTACTTCGCCTGGTCGCACTCCCGCGACGGCGCGGTGGACGACGGCCGCTTCCGTCTCTGGCACGACCTGGACGCGCTCTCGCACTACCGCGCCACGAACGTCTTCCTGGTGAAGGTGAACTGGTGGGTGAGCCTGTGA
- a CDS encoding DUF4097 family beta strand repeat-containing protein: protein MQMRGAVIGACAVAAAVLAARPARAQERYTLEGERVAVYNLAGQVRVEAGSGSSVVVELTRGGEDARQLAVRRGEAGGFRNLAVAYPGDRVIYPAMGRTSSTTVEVRSNGTFGGDRRLLGGGSRVTVRGSGSGTRAWADVRVLVPAGRTVAVHNAVGRVDVSNVRGDLRVNGYASSIHATGTRGPLNLDTGSGGIEVTDAEGDIRLDTGSGGVRATNVRGAGLDIDTGSGGVQGTDLAVARLHVDVGSGGVRLDAVDARIVDIDTGSGAVNLRLRRDADHVKIDTGSGGVTLAVPADFGAEADIDTGSGGIHVNVPAAVRRSARDHFTGTLGDGRGRLIIDTGSGGVQIVRS, encoded by the coding sequence ATGCAGATGCGCGGGGCAGTGATCGGCGCGTGCGCCGTGGCCGCGGCGGTGCTGGCGGCGCGGCCGGCGCGCGCGCAGGAGCGCTACACGCTGGAGGGCGAGCGCGTGGCCGTGTACAACCTGGCCGGGCAGGTGCGCGTCGAGGCGGGGAGCGGCTCGTCGGTGGTCGTCGAGCTCACCCGCGGCGGCGAGGACGCGCGCCAGCTCGCCGTCCGCCGCGGCGAGGCGGGCGGCTTCCGCAACCTGGCCGTGGCCTATCCCGGCGACCGCGTCATCTACCCGGCGATGGGGCGCACCTCCAGCACCACCGTGGAGGTGCGCTCCAACGGCACCTTCGGCGGCGACCGCCGGCTCCTGGGCGGCGGCAGCCGGGTGACGGTGCGCGGCTCCGGCAGCGGCACCCGCGCCTGGGCCGACGTGCGCGTGCTCGTCCCCGCCGGTCGCACCGTCGCGGTGCACAACGCGGTCGGCCGCGTCGACGTGAGCAACGTGCGCGGCGACCTGCGCGTGAACGGCTACGCCTCGTCCATCCACGCCACGGGCACCCGCGGCCCGCTGAACCTGGACACCGGCTCCGGCGGCATCGAGGTCACCGACGCCGAGGGCGACATCCGGCTGGACACCGGCTCGGGCGGCGTGCGCGCCACCAACGTGCGCGGCGCGGGACTGGACATCGACACCGGGAGCGGTGGCGTGCAGGGGACGGACCTGGCGGTGGCGCGGCTGCACGTGGACGTGGGCTCCGGCGGCGTGCGGCTGGACGCGGTCGACGCGCGCATCGTGGACATCGACACCGGGAGCGGCGCCGTGAACCTGCGCCTGCGCCGCGACGCCGACCACGTGAAGATCGACACCGGCTCCGGCGGCGTCACGCTGGCCGTCCCCGCGGACTTCGGGGCGGAGGCGGACATCGACACCGGGAGCGGCGGCATCCACGTGAACGTTCCCGCCGCGGTGCGCCGCTCCGCCCGCGACCACTTCACCGGCACCCTCGGCGATGGCCGCGGCCGCCTCATCATCGACACCGGCTCCGGCGGCGTGCAGATCGTCCGCAGCTGA